The following coding sequences lie in one Trueperaceae bacterium genomic window:
- a CDS encoding HDIG domain-containing protein → MSSTPRRLRMAAAGRYWLLALLAAIAFGLILYSVYGTRQRTPLRVGQPSPQTFVAPVATQVVDLIATQRERQSARAQIEPVYTSDLQVTTLVLAAVTSSGLPAPVIDEVISRYQAPRGVRAADLAGLIGEVTRLAPADRQRETRLVLERRLAANSVPNDRLTQVARDAAAAAVAPVMQSVEAGQVLVRAGEPLTDDELRVLDQLGLYNARDEAASQTTWIVVGIVLLTIMLVAPLVTTRAMLRSTMSFRKVAFLVALSLAVLALQRLVVGASPNFLFAFLVPLVVAALLGPRAAMPWAAWMALAVGLIVQASPLFAVAATLVGSAVAAHLARSLTNRLSLLFAGTLGGLAASVSLVGLVLLGGGMTPGGMAAGAGLLFAGGVLAGVLALGLLPIAESGFGFLTDFRLVELSSPNHPLLQRLITEAPGTYQHSLIISNLVDQAVKNVGGNALLARVGALYHDVGKIKRPGFFVENQFSGDNPHDRVSPHLSYLIITNHVREGVELLEEYRMPEELTAFAAEHHGTTVLSYFYKRALDEGQVEELNFRYPGPKPRSKETGILMLADAVESASRTLSDPTPTSIRSLIDRIVKQRLQDGQLDETPLNFHDLDVVAATFQRMLTAILHRRINYPSAEEVRGLKRSKAEAPAKEGGQGGARRGVGRDGTLPSR, encoded by the coding sequence ATGAGCAGCACGCCTAGACGCCTGAGGATGGCGGCGGCCGGTCGTTACTGGCTGCTGGCACTACTGGCGGCCATCGCCTTCGGGCTCATCCTCTACAGCGTCTACGGAACGCGCCAACGCACGCCCCTGCGCGTCGGGCAGCCCAGCCCGCAGACCTTCGTCGCGCCCGTAGCGACCCAGGTCGTCGACCTCATCGCCACGCAACGCGAGCGGCAGTCCGCCAGGGCCCAGATCGAGCCCGTCTACACGTCCGACCTGCAGGTCACGACGCTCGTGCTCGCCGCCGTTACGAGCTCCGGTCTACCTGCGCCAGTCATCGACGAGGTGATCAGTCGCTATCAGGCGCCGCGCGGTGTCCGTGCCGCCGACCTGGCCGGCCTGATCGGTGAGGTAACGCGACTGGCGCCGGCCGACAGGCAGCGCGAGACGCGCCTCGTGCTCGAGCGGCGGCTGGCCGCGAACTCCGTGCCCAACGATCGCCTCACGCAGGTGGCGCGGGACGCCGCTGCGGCGGCGGTCGCGCCCGTGATGCAGTCCGTCGAGGCCGGTCAGGTCCTCGTGCGCGCCGGCGAGCCGCTCACGGACGACGAGCTGCGCGTCCTCGACCAGCTCGGGCTCTACAACGCCCGCGACGAGGCGGCGTCGCAGACGACCTGGATCGTCGTAGGCATCGTCCTGCTCACGATCATGCTCGTCGCGCCGCTCGTGACGACCAGGGCCATGCTGCGCTCCACCATGTCGTTCCGCAAGGTCGCGTTCCTCGTCGCCCTGTCGTTGGCCGTCCTGGCCCTACAACGCCTCGTGGTGGGCGCCTCGCCGAACTTCCTGTTCGCCTTCCTCGTGCCGCTCGTGGTCGCCGCGCTCCTCGGCCCGCGCGCCGCCATGCCGTGGGCGGCGTGGATGGCGCTGGCGGTCGGCCTCATCGTGCAGGCCTCCCCCCTGTTCGCCGTCGCCGCGACCCTCGTCGGGAGCGCCGTCGCCGCGCACCTGGCGCGGAGCCTCACCAACCGCCTCAGCCTCCTCTTCGCCGGGACCCTCGGCGGCCTGGCCGCGTCGGTGTCGCTCGTCGGCCTCGTCCTGCTGGGTGGAGGCATGACGCCGGGCGGCATGGCGGCCGGGGCCGGCCTGCTCTTCGCGGGGGGCGTCCTGGCCGGCGTGCTGGCGCTCGGGCTCCTGCCCATCGCCGAGAGCGGGTTCGGCTTCCTGACGGACTTCCGGCTGGTGGAGCTGTCGAGCCCCAACCACCCGCTCCTCCAGCGGCTGATTACGGAGGCGCCCGGCACCTACCAGCACAGCCTCATCATCTCCAACCTGGTCGACCAGGCCGTCAAGAACGTCGGTGGCAACGCGCTGCTCGCCCGCGTCGGCGCTCTGTACCACGACGTCGGCAAGATCAAACGGCCCGGGTTCTTCGTCGAGAACCAGTTCTCCGGCGACAACCCCCACGACCGCGTCAGCCCGCACCTCTCCTATCTCATCATCACGAACCACGTGCGCGAGGGGGTCGAACTGCTCGAGGAGTACCGCATGCCGGAGGAGCTCACTGCCTTCGCGGCCGAGCACCACGGCACCACGGTCCTCAGCTACTTCTACAAGCGCGCCCTCGACGAGGGGCAGGTGGAGGAGCTGAACTTCCGCTACCCGGGTCCGAAGCCGCGCTCCAAGGAGACGGGCATCCTCATGCTCGCCGACGCCGTCGAGTCGGCTTCGCGGACCCTGTCCGACCCGACCCCGACGAGCATCCGCTCGCTCATCGACCGGATCGTCAAGCAGCGCCTTCAGGACGGCCAGTTGGACGAGACGCCCCTCAACTTCCATGACCTGGATGTCGTCGCCGCGACCTTCCAGCGCATGCTGACGGCCATCCTCCACCGTCGTATCAACTACCCGAGCGCAGAAGAGGTACGCGGCCTCAAGCGCTCCAAAGCGGAGGCACCGGCGAAGGAGGGCGGTCAGGGTGGCGCACGTAGAGGTGTTGGACGAGACGGAACGCTTCCCTCGCGTTGA
- a CDS encoding PhoH family protein, producing the protein MTLKLRSPAEALSLYGHNDENLKLMRARLRAKVVARGDELRLSGEPAEVARAERAFRNLLQTIRQGGEVSLAEITFGELDDPADAGQALGGGDERSGTEGSAGDGTATQAQGVDARLPGRTRPKTAGQRRYVNAIARSPITFGLGPAGTGKTYLAVAMAVEALLANRVKRIILTRPAVEAGERLGFLPGDLQAKIDPYLRPLYDALHDMLPADKVERLLEQGTIEVAPLAFMRGRTLNDAFIILDEAQNTTPEQMKMFLTRMGFNSKVVVTGDTTQTDLPTSVQSGLSTASAILRDIEGIEFQHFTKADVVRHPLVAQIVLAYEQHA; encoded by the coding sequence TTGACGCTAAAGCTCCGCAGTCCGGCCGAAGCTCTATCGCTCTACGGCCACAACGACGAGAACCTCAAGCTCATGCGCGCTCGCCTGCGCGCCAAGGTCGTGGCGCGTGGCGACGAGTTGCGCCTCAGCGGCGAGCCTGCCGAGGTAGCTCGCGCCGAGCGGGCTTTCCGCAACCTCCTGCAGACCATCAGGCAAGGGGGTGAGGTGAGCCTCGCCGAGATCACCTTCGGTGAGCTCGACGACCCCGCCGACGCCGGTCAGGCGCTCGGCGGCGGTGACGAGCGGTCGGGCACGGAAGGCTCGGCCGGCGACGGGACCGCCACGCAGGCGCAAGGCGTCGACGCGCGCCTGCCCGGCCGCACCCGCCCGAAGACCGCCGGCCAGCGGCGTTACGTCAACGCCATCGCCCGCAGCCCGATCACGTTCGGCCTCGGCCCGGCCGGCACCGGCAAGACGTACCTCGCCGTCGCGATGGCGGTCGAGGCGCTCCTCGCCAACCGCGTGAAGCGCATCATCCTCACGCGCCCCGCCGTCGAGGCGGGCGAGCGGCTCGGCTTCCTGCCTGGCGACCTGCAGGCCAAGATCGACCCGTACCTGCGGCCGCTCTACGACGCCTTGCACGACATGCTCCCGGCCGACAAGGTCGAGCGGCTGCTCGAGCAGGGCACGATCGAGGTCGCGCCGCTCGCGTTCATGCGCGGCCGCACCCTGAACGACGCGTTCATCATCCTCGACGAGGCCCAGAACACGACCCCGGAGCAGATGAAGATGTTCCTGACCCGCATGGGCTTCAACAGCAAGGTCGTCGTGACGGGCGACACCACCCAGACGGACCTGCCCACGTCCGTCCAGAGCGGCCTGAGCACCGCCAGCGCCATCCTGAGGGACATCGAGGGCATCGAGTTCCAGCACTTCACGAAGGCCGACGTGGTGCGCCACCCCTTGGTGGCCCAGATCGTCCTCGCGTATGAGCAGCACGCCTAG
- the floA gene encoding flotillin-like protein FloA (flotillin-like protein involved in membrane lipid rafts), with product MDIPLLILAGAVILFFIILFNFIPVGLWISAVAAGVKVSLFSLLAMRLRRVPPNQIILPLIKADKAGIEVNQNQLEAHFLAGGNVNRVVDALIAADKARIALPFDRAAAIDLAGRDVLDAVKVSVNPRVIQTPNVSAVAKDGIELIATARITVRANLERLVGGAGEETIIARVGEGIVSSIGSTDSHKHTLENPDIISKTVLAKGLDSGTAFEILSIDIADVNVGRNIGAQLQTDQAEADKRVAQAKAEERRAMAVAAEQENRAHVEAMRAKVVEAEAEVPQAIAQAFRDGNLGIMDYYSLQNIQSDTTMRGSIGRAAEEGSDRG from the coding sequence ATGGACATCCCGCTACTGATCCTCGCCGGCGCAGTAATCCTCTTCTTCATCATCCTCTTCAACTTCATACCCGTCGGCTTGTGGATCTCCGCCGTCGCGGCGGGAGTCAAGGTCTCGCTCTTCTCGCTGCTCGCCATGCGCCTGCGGCGCGTGCCGCCCAACCAGATCATCCTGCCGCTCATCAAGGCGGACAAGGCGGGCATCGAGGTCAACCAGAACCAGTTGGAGGCCCACTTCCTGGCGGGCGGCAACGTCAACCGCGTCGTCGACGCGCTCATCGCCGCCGACAAGGCGCGCATCGCCCTCCCGTTCGACAGGGCCGCCGCCATCGACCTGGCCGGCCGCGACGTCCTGGACGCCGTGAAGGTCTCCGTCAACCCGCGCGTCATCCAGACGCCCAACGTGAGCGCCGTCGCCAAGGACGGCATCGAGCTCATCGCCACGGCCCGCATCACCGTGCGCGCCAACCTCGAACGCCTCGTCGGCGGCGCCGGCGAGGAGACGATCATCGCGCGCGTCGGCGAGGGCATCGTCTCCTCCATCGGCTCCACGGACAGCCACAAGCACACCCTCGAGAACCCCGACATCATCTCCAAGACGGTCCTCGCGAAGGGCCTCGACTCCGGCACGGCCTTCGAGATCCTCTCCATCGACATCGCCGACGTCAACGTCGGCCGCAACATCGGAGCCCAGCTCCAGACGGACCAGGCCGAGGCCGACAAGCGCGTCGCCCAGGCGAAGGCGGAAGAGCGCCGCGCCATGGCCGTGGCCGCCGAGCAGGAGAACCGCGCGCACGTCGAGGCCATGCGCGCGAAGGTCGTCGAGGCGGAGGCCGAGGTCCCGCAGGCCATCGCCCAGGCGTTCCGCGACGGCAACCTCGGCATCATGGACTACTACTCCTTGCAGAACATCCAGTCGGACACCACCATGCGCGGCAGCATCGGCAGGGCCGCCGAGGAGGGTAGCGACCGAGGGTGA
- a CDS encoding ATP-dependent Clp protease proteolytic subunit gives MNQHAHRAARPARFLVALLAALVLGAPASAATNEVWVVPIDGEISAATTAFVRNRVNQANEDQPLALVLYLDTPGGAVAAMQDIVGIVLHDARVPTIAVVQNAFSAGALVAMSAEHLAMLPGSSIGAALPILSTPTGIQTVDEKFSSALRGEFRSVAEARGRNPVVAEGMVDPKVEVPGLSTATELITLTARQAVEYGIADAEAATLDAALATFGFAGARVVRLEPGLAERLAALLARPLVAAALIVLGVGGLLIEAFTPGFGIPGAIGLSALAVFAAAAYFADPLGLFDVAILVVGIVLLAVEVFLLPGFGVPGVLGLAAIVIALVRIFEEGTIPVLGYTVLFGGVLLGVLLWLLPNSRLAAAFRLTTRIATPDGGGLEFRSESRDLVGQTGVAMSDLRPAGVARFGQERVDVVSEGEFVNAGATIKVLRVEGNRVTVRAVDGRSIAARGDE, from the coding sequence GTGAACCAGCACGCTCATCGCGCCGCTAGGCCGGCCAGGTTCCTGGTAGCGCTCCTCGCCGCGTTGGTCTTGGGCGCGCCCGCGTCGGCGGCGACCAACGAAGTGTGGGTCGTGCCGATCGATGGCGAGATCAGCGCCGCCACCACCGCGTTCGTGCGCAACCGCGTCAACCAGGCCAACGAGGACCAGCCGCTCGCCCTCGTCCTGTACCTCGACACGCCGGGCGGGGCCGTTGCGGCCATGCAGGACATCGTCGGCATCGTCCTGCACGATGCGCGCGTCCCTACCATCGCCGTGGTCCAGAACGCGTTCAGCGCCGGCGCCCTCGTCGCCATGAGCGCCGAGCACCTCGCCATGTTGCCCGGCTCGAGCATCGGCGCCGCCCTCCCCATCCTCTCCACCCCCACCGGTATCCAGACGGTCGACGAGAAGTTCTCCTCCGCCCTGCGCGGCGAGTTCCGCAGCGTCGCCGAGGCGCGCGGTCGCAACCCCGTCGTCGCGGAAGGCATGGTCGATCCCAAGGTCGAGGTCCCCGGCCTCTCGACGGCCACGGAGCTGATCACCCTCACCGCGCGCCAGGCCGTCGAGTACGGCATCGCCGACGCGGAGGCCGCCACGCTCGACGCCGCGCTCGCCACCTTCGGCTTCGCCGGCGCCCGCGTGGTGCGATTGGAGCCCGGCCTGGCCGAGCGGCTCGCCGCCCTCCTCGCGCGGCCGCTCGTCGCGGCCGCCCTCATCGTCCTCGGCGTCGGCGGGCTCCTAATCGAGGCCTTCACGCCCGGCTTCGGCATCCCCGGCGCCATCGGGCTCAGCGCGCTCGCCGTGTTCGCCGCGGCCGCCTACTTCGCCGACCCGCTCGGGCTGTTCGACGTGGCCATCCTGGTGGTCGGCATCGTGCTCCTGGCCGTGGAGGTCTTCCTCCTCCCTGGCTTCGGCGTCCCAGGCGTCCTCGGCCTCGCCGCCATCGTCATCGCCCTCGTCAGGATCTTCGAGGAGGGGACCATCCCCGTGCTCGGCTACACCGTCCTCTTCGGTGGCGTGCTCCTCGGCGTCCTGCTCTGGCTCCTGCCCAACAGCCGGCTCGCCGCCGCGTTCCGCCTGACGACGCGCATAGCGACGCCCGACGGCGGCGGGCTCGAGTTCCGCAGCGAGAGCAGGGACCTGGTTGGTCAGACGGGCGTCGCCATGTCCGACTTGAGGCCGGCGGGCGTGGCCCGCTTCGGCCAGGAGCGCGTCGACGTCGTCAGCGAAGGCGAGTTCGTCAACGCGGGCGCCACCATCAAGGTCCTGCGCGTCGAGGGCAACCGCGTCACGGTGCGCGCCGTCGACGGGCGCTCCATCGCCGCCCGGGGCGACGAGTAG
- a CDS encoding iron-sulfur cluster assembly accessory protein, producing the protein MSLPTPDTDSLSLTPAGAEKAGQLLKGNENAAIRVFVKSGGCSGYQYGMRVDEQRLDGDRVFQQGDVRLVVDERSWPLLRGSSVDYVESLLGGGFSVKNPNASSECGCGHSFRTDGAAAPSGDGSSGCSA; encoded by the coding sequence ATGTCACTGCCCACGCCCGACACCGACAGCCTGAGCCTGACCCCGGCCGGCGCCGAGAAGGCCGGTCAGTTGCTCAAAGGCAACGAGAACGCCGCCATCCGGGTGTTCGTCAAGTCCGGCGGCTGCAGCGGTTACCAGTACGGCATGCGCGTCGACGAGCAGCGCCTGGACGGCGACCGGGTCTTCCAACAAGGCGACGTCAGGCTCGTCGTCGACGAGCGGAGCTGGCCCTTGCTGCGCGGCTCGAGCGTCGACTACGTCGAGAGCCTGCTCGGGGGCGGTTTCAGCGTCAAGAACCCGAACGCCTCGAGCGAGTGCGGCTGCGGTCACAGCTTCCGCACAGACGGCGCGGCCGCCCCTAGCGGCGACGGCTCGAGCGGCTGCTCCGCATGA
- the gcvPB gene encoding aminomethyl-transferring glycine dehydrogenase subunit GcvPB codes for MPERFQAHAQLPLIFERSKAGRRASQPPAPEQADLSALLGAENLRQAPPRLPEVSELDLVRHYTQLAHRQMSIDANIYPLGSCTMKYNPKVNEEAAKLFQDLHPYQAEETVQGALQLLFELQGDLATITGMDAVSLQPAAGAHGELAGILMIRAYHRARGEGEQRRIVLVPDGAHGTNPATAAMAGYAVVEVPTGPDGEVDLAALKARLTPEVAAVMLTNPNTLGLFERRIVQIAEAAHAVGAQLYYDGANLNAIVGRARPGDMGFDVVHLNLHKTFTTPHGGGGPGTGPVGVKAHLREFLPVPVVAKDGERYFLDEDAPNTIGRMRSFYGNFGNLVRAYTYIRSLGREGLREVSGYAVLNANYLRMRFKELGFTVPFDRVNMHEFVAQPPAGLRTLDIAKAQLDHGMHPATVYFPLIVKEALMVEPTETESLESLDAYVDTLAEILERAAAEPEYLRGAPYSTPVRRLDEVRAARQPVLRYDFED; via the coding sequence ATGCCTGAGCGGTTCCAGGCGCACGCGCAACTCCCCCTCATCTTCGAGCGCTCCAAGGCCGGGCGCCGGGCCTCGCAACCCCCCGCGCCCGAGCAGGCCGACCTCTCCGCGCTCCTGGGCGCCGAGAACCTCCGCCAGGCCCCGCCGCGCCTGCCGGAGGTCAGCGAGCTCGACCTGGTCAGGCACTACACGCAGCTCGCCCACCGGCAGATGAGCATCGACGCCAACATCTATCCGCTGGGTAGCTGCACCATGAAGTACAACCCGAAGGTCAACGAGGAGGCGGCCAAGCTCTTCCAGGACCTCCACCCGTACCAGGCCGAGGAGACGGTGCAGGGCGCGCTGCAGCTCCTCTTCGAACTGCAGGGCGACCTCGCGACCATCACGGGCATGGACGCCGTCAGCCTCCAGCCGGCGGCGGGCGCGCACGGCGAGCTGGCCGGAATCCTGATGATCAGGGCGTACCACCGCGCCCGCGGCGAGGGCGAGCAGCGGCGCATAGTCCTCGTCCCTGACGGCGCTCACGGCACCAACCCCGCCACCGCCGCCATGGCCGGTTACGCCGTCGTCGAGGTGCCGACGGGCCCCGACGGCGAGGTCGACCTCGCCGCCCTGAAGGCGCGCCTGACGCCCGAGGTCGCGGCCGTCATGCTGACGAACCCCAACACGTTGGGGCTCTTCGAGCGGCGCATAGTCCAGATCGCCGAGGCCGCCCACGCCGTCGGCGCCCAGCTCTACTACGACGGCGCCAACCTGAACGCCATCGTCGGCCGGGCGCGGCCCGGCGACATGGGCTTCGACGTCGTGCACCTCAACCTGCACAAGACGTTCACCACGCCCCACGGCGGGGGTGGGCCGGGCACCGGACCGGTGGGCGTCAAGGCGCACCTGCGCGAGTTCCTGCCCGTGCCGGTCGTCGCCAAGGACGGCGAGCGTTACTTCCTGGACGAGGACGCGCCGAACACGATCGGCCGCATGCGCTCGTTCTACGGCAACTTCGGCAACCTCGTGCGCGCCTACACGTACATCCGCTCCCTCGGGCGCGAGGGGCTGCGCGAGGTCAGCGGCTACGCGGTCCTCAACGCCAACTACCTGCGCATGCGCTTCAAGGAGCTCGGTTTCACCGTGCCCTTCGACCGCGTGAACATGCACGAGTTCGTCGCGCAGCCGCCGGCCGGCCTCAGGACGCTCGACATCGCCAAGGCGCAGCTCGACCACGGCATGCACCCGGCTACCGTCTACTTCCCCCTGATCGTCAAGGAGGCGCTCATGGTGGAGCCTACGGAGACGGAGTCGCTCGAGTCGCTCGACGCCTACGTCGACACGCTGGCCGAGATCCTCGAGCGCGCGGCCGCCGAACCGGAGTACTTGCGCGGGGCGCCCTACTCCACGCCGGTGCGGCGCCTCGACGAGGTGCGCGCCGCGCGCCAGCCGGTCTTGCGGTACGACTTCGAGGACTAG
- the gcvPA gene encoding aminomethyl-transferring glycine dehydrogenase subunit GcvPA — translation MRYIPHTREDVERALAKVGAPSIDALFADLPQALQDPDIQVPTGMDEAGLLAHLRALAAKNRPEGPNFLGGGARRHFTPSVTAHLAMQSEFVTAYTPYQPEVAQGILQATFEYQTIMSELTGLPVSNASMYDGASAVAEGVLLAMRQTGRDRVLVSRGVHPETRAVIATYLAALDLELELLDLDPYTTPTPGVTDDVACVVAQQPNYLGYVEDMPALTGAAHASGALLVAAVDPLSLAVLAPPGEYGADIAAGDGQTLGNPLNFGGPAFGFMVVGEELIRQFPGRLVGETVDVDGKRAFVLTLQAREQHIRRSKAKSNICSNHQLTAIMAAINVAALGPAGLRDLAVGSVVNAHKLADALKAAGFAPRVEARFFNEFVLPVGQPPAKLRSALARSGVHAGVEAPAEYGFGDAIILSATESTTAADIDALVTALVACGEGRVRALEAGNA, via the coding sequence TTGCGCTACATCCCGCACACGCGGGAGGACGTCGAGCGCGCGCTGGCCAAGGTCGGCGCGCCTTCTATCGACGCCCTCTTCGCGGACCTGCCGCAGGCGCTGCAGGACCCGGACATCCAGGTCCCGACCGGCATGGACGAGGCCGGCCTGCTCGCGCACCTGCGGGCGTTGGCGGCCAAGAACCGGCCTGAGGGCCCCAACTTCCTCGGCGGCGGCGCGCGCAGGCACTTCACGCCCTCAGTCACCGCCCACCTCGCCATGCAGAGCGAGTTCGTCACCGCCTACACGCCTTATCAGCCCGAGGTGGCCCAGGGCATCCTGCAGGCCACCTTCGAGTACCAGACGATCATGTCCGAGCTGACCGGCCTGCCCGTCAGCAACGCGAGCATGTACGACGGCGCCAGCGCCGTGGCCGAGGGCGTGCTCCTCGCCATGCGCCAGACGGGCCGCGACCGCGTGCTCGTCAGCCGTGGCGTGCACCCCGAGACGCGCGCCGTCATCGCTACGTACCTTGCGGCCCTCGACCTGGAGCTGGAGCTCCTCGACCTCGACCCCTACACGACGCCGACGCCCGGCGTGACGGACGACGTAGCCTGCGTCGTCGCCCAGCAGCCCAACTACCTGGGCTACGTCGAGGATATGCCTGCGCTCACCGGCGCCGCCCACGCGTCCGGCGCACTGCTCGTCGCCGCGGTCGACCCCCTGAGCCTGGCGGTCCTGGCCCCTCCGGGCGAGTACGGCGCCGACATCGCGGCCGGTGACGGTCAGACGCTCGGCAACCCCCTCAACTTCGGCGGCCCGGCGTTCGGGTTCATGGTCGTCGGCGAGGAGCTCATCCGGCAGTTCCCCGGTCGGCTCGTCGGCGAGACGGTTGACGTCGACGGCAAGCGGGCCTTCGTGCTCACTCTACAGGCGCGCGAGCAGCACATCCGTCGGTCGAAGGCCAAGTCGAACATCTGCTCGAACCACCAACTGACGGCCATCATGGCCGCCATCAACGTCGCCGCCCTCGGCCCGGCGGGCCTGCGCGACCTGGCCGTCGGCTCCGTCGTCAACGCCCACAAGCTCGCCGACGCGCTGAAGGCTGCCGGCTTCGCGCCGCGCGTCGAGGCGCGCTTCTTCAACGAGTTCGTCCTGCCCGTCGGTCAGCCCCCGGCCAAGCTCCGCTCGGCGCTGGCGCGCTCGGGCGTGCACGCGGGGGTGGAGGCGCCGGCCGAGTACGGCTTCGGCGACGCGATCATCCTCAGCGCGACCGAGAGCACCACGGCGGCGGACATCGACGCCCTGGTTACGGCGCTCGTCGCCTGCGGCGAGGGGCGCGTGCGCGCGCTGGAGGCCGGGAATGCCTGA
- the gcvH gene encoding glycine cleavage system protein GcvH, whose product MKTPTELRYAESHEWAAPDGGSATVGITDFAQDQLGDVVFVELPDVGRRVAKGEQMAVIESVKTASDIYAPVSGVIEAVNDALDARPELINSDPYGDGWLVRIGLADASELAGLLDAAAYTASASEEH is encoded by the coding sequence ATGAAGACACCGACAGAACTGCGTTACGCCGAGTCACACGAGTGGGCCGCCCCGGACGGCGGCTCCGCCACGGTCGGCATCACGGACTTCGCTCAGGACCAGCTCGGGGACGTGGTCTTCGTCGAGCTCCCCGACGTCGGACGCCGCGTGGCGAAGGGCGAGCAGATGGCCGTCATCGAGTCCGTCAAGACGGCGTCCGACATCTACGCCCCCGTCTCGGGCGTGATCGAGGCCGTCAACGACGCGCTGGACGCTCGGCCAGAGCTGATCAACTCCGACCCGTACGGCGACGGTTGGCTGGTGCGCATCGGCCTGGCGGACGCGAGCGAGTTGGCCGGCCTGCTAGACGCCGCGGCCTACACGGCGAGCGCCTCAGAGGAGCATTGA
- the gcvT gene encoding glycine cleavage system aminomethyltransferase GcvT — MKRTPLFEAHEELGARMVEFAGYSMPLHYQAGINQEHLTVRQGVGLFDVSHMGEVRVVGPAATRFLQYATLNDPGRLKPGRGQYSMLPNATGGLIDDLFVYREGEDDFLVVANASNTAAVVRHLQDLAAGYECHVIDESDTVALLALQGPGAPLLLGQLVDDDLGQVKRNATLDVILSGIPVRLSRTGYTGEDGFEIFLRPTDAVSVWNMLLAASASPCGLGARDTLRLEAGFPLYGHELTERSNPLCTPFAWVVKDKEFFGREAMWDPGCATRLVGLRLTERGIPRQGYRLLDASGAPVGEVTSGALSPLTRDGIGFAWVSRELAEPGTELAVEIRGQAVAARVVQPPFHLT; from the coding sequence ATGAAGCGCACCCCACTGTTCGAAGCACACGAGGAGCTCGGTGCCCGCATGGTCGAGTTCGCGGGTTACTCGATGCCCTTGCACTACCAGGCCGGCATCAACCAGGAGCATCTGACGGTAAGGCAGGGCGTCGGCCTGTTCGACGTCTCGCACATGGGCGAGGTGCGGGTCGTCGGCCCGGCCGCGACGCGGTTCCTGCAGTACGCCACGCTGAACGACCCGGGGCGCCTCAAACCCGGCCGCGGCCAGTACAGCATGCTCCCGAACGCCACCGGCGGTCTCATCGACGACCTGTTCGTCTACCGCGAGGGCGAGGACGATTTCCTGGTCGTGGCCAACGCTTCCAACACTGCGGCCGTCGTGCGGCACCTGCAGGACCTCGCCGCCGGCTACGAATGCCACGTGATCGACGAGTCCGACACGGTCGCCCTGCTCGCCCTGCAAGGCCCCGGCGCCCCGCTGCTGCTCGGCCAGCTCGTCGACGACGACCTCGGTCAGGTCAAGCGCAACGCCACGCTCGACGTGATCCTCTCCGGCATCCCCGTCCGGCTGAGCCGCACGGGCTACACGGGCGAGGACGGCTTCGAGATCTTCCTCAGGCCGACGGACGCCGTCTCGGTGTGGAACATGCTCCTGGCGGCCAGCGCCAGCCCGTGCGGTCTGGGCGCTCGCGACACCCTGCGCCTCGAGGCGGGCTTCCCCCTCTACGGCCACGAGCTGACCGAACGCTCCAACCCCCTATGCACCCCGTTCGCCTGGGTGGTCAAGGACAAGGAGTTCTTCGGCCGCGAGGCCATGTGGGACCCGGGCTGCGCCACCCGGCTCGTCGGCCTGCGGCTGACTGAGCGCGGTATACCCCGGCAGGGGTACCGGCTCCTGGACGCCTCCGGCGCGCCCGTCGGCGAGGTCACGTCCGGCGCCCTCTCCCCCCTCACCCGCGACGGCATCGGCTTCGCGTGGGTGAGCCGTGAGCTGGCCGAGCCCGGCACCGAGTTGGCCGTCGAGATCAGGGGTCAGGCCGTCGCGGCGAGAGTGGTCCAGCCGCCTTTCCACCTGACATGA
- a CDS encoding ADP-ribosylation factor-like protein, which yields MSTINFSAREINFKIVYYGPGLSGKTTNLKQIYQQVPAEAKGEMVSLATEDERTLFFDFLPLDLGKVNGFKTRFHLYTVPGQVFYNSSRKLILRGVDGVVFVADSSMARLRANAESLRNLRENLQEYNLRLADVPYVIQANKRDVPDAIGMDALKAVLDREGKVQFYEAVAAKFEGVFEPLRGVATMVLEKLAQKA from the coding sequence ATGAGCACGATCAACTTCTCCGCGCGCGAGATCAACTTCAAGATCGTCTACTACGGCCCGGGCCTCTCCGGCAAGACGACGAACCTCAAGCAGATCTACCAACAGGTGCCGGCCGAGGCCAAGGGCGAGATGGTGTCGTTGGCCACGGAGGACGAGCGCACGCTCTTCTTCGACTTCCTGCCCCTTGACCTCGGCAAGGTCAACGGCTTCAAGACGCGCTTCCACCTCTACACGGTGCCGGGCCAGGTCTTCTACAACTCCTCGCGCAAGCTGATCCTGCGCGGTGTCGACGGCGTCGTGTTCGTGGCCGATTCGTCGATGGCCCGCTTGCGAGCGAACGCCGAGAGCCTGCGCAACCTGCGCGAGAACCTCCAGGAGTACAACCTGCGCCTCGCCGACGTGCCCTACGTCATCCAGGCGAACAAGCGCGACGTGCCCGACGCGATAGGCATGGACGCGCTGAAGGCCGTGCTCGACCGCGAGGGCAAGGTGCAGTTCTACGAGGCCGTCGCCGCCAAGTTCGAGGGCGTGTTCGAGCCCCTCAGGGGCGTCGCGACCATGGTCCTCGAGAAGCTGGCCCAGAAGGCCTGA